A genomic region of Pseudochaenichthys georgianus chromosome 12, fPseGeo1.2, whole genome shotgun sequence contains the following coding sequences:
- the LOC117456354 gene encoding protein SET-like, with product MSASTAKVNRKENSNHDGAEETSEKEQQEAIEHIDEVQNEIDRLNEQASEDILKVEQKYNKLRQPFFQKRSELIAKIPNFWVTTFVNHPQVSALLGEEDEEALHYLSRVEVTEFEDIKSGYRIDFYFDENPYFENKALSKEFNVNESGDPVSKSTEIKWKAGKDLTKRSGQTPNKAGKKRQHEEPESFFTWFTDHSDAGADELGEVIKDDIWPNPLQYYLVPDMEDEEGDDDDDDEEEGLEDIDEGEEEEGEEEEEDGEDGEDEDD from the exons ATGTCGGCCTCAACGGCGAAAGTCAACAGAAAGGAGAATTCAAATCACGACGGCGCGGAGGAGACCTCTG aaAAAGAGCAACAGGAAGCAATTGAACACATTGACGAAGTACAGAATGAAATTGACAG ACTGAATGAACAGGCAAGCGAAGACATATTAAAAGTCGAGCAGAAGTACAACAAATTACGCCAGCCGTTCTTTCAGAAGCGATCAGAACTCATAGCCAAAATCCCCAACTTCTGGGTCACAACATTCGTCAACCATCCACAAG TTTCAGCTCTTCTGGGGGAAGAGGACGAGGAAGCGCTTCATTACTTGTCGAGGGTGGAGGTCACTGAGTTCGAGGATATCAAGTCTGGATATAGAATAGATTTT TATTTTGATGAAAACCcatactttgagaacaaagccCTCTCCAAAGAGTTTAATGTCAACGAGAGCGGGGATCCTGTTTCCAAATCAACGGAAATCAAATGGAAAGCTGGAAAG GACCTGACGAAGCGAAGCGGGCAGACGCCGAACAAAGCGGGGAAGAAGCGGCAGCACGAGGAGCCTGAGAGCTTCTTCACCTGGTTCACAGACCACTCAGACGCTGGTGCCGACGAGCTGGGAGAGGTGATCAAAGACGACATCTGGCCCAACCCGCTGCAGTACTACCTG GTCCCTGACATGGAGGATGAGGaaggtgatgatgatgacgacgacGAGGAGGAGGGTCTAGAAGATATTGACGAGGGGGAAGAAGAGgaaggtgaggaggaggaggaggatggagaAGATGGCGAG gATGAGGATGATTAA